One Lepisosteus oculatus isolate fLepOcu1 chromosome 27, fLepOcu1.hap2, whole genome shotgun sequence genomic window, cggggacactatactgtaaaaaagatgctgtcctttggatgagacataaaactgatgtccttactctctgtggtcattaaaaatcccagggagtttctcaaaaagagtaggggtgttaccccagtattctggccaaattcccccctggtctttaccagtcatggcctcctaataatccccctctctgaactggcttcatcactctgctctcctccccactgagagctggtgtgtggggaatCTATTGCTGCAtcgtccaggtggggctgcacactggtggtggtggaggggattcctcattctgagtggagtgtccagaaaagtgctgtataagtgtaaggacaGATCATGTTAGCTTATCAGCGTCTGTATGCCCAATCTTCCAGTTTCTCAGTCCAGTCCTCCAGCAACATTAACAGCTGTGTTTCAGCCCTTAAGGGGATGATCGTAGTGGTCCTCCTCGTTCTCTGTAGTCAACCGGGCAGAGCTCTGTGCTCACAGGAAGGGCCTGGGAATTCTGCGCTGTGATTGGCTGGGGGTGGCCATGTGACCGgtgctgctctctctctctctctgcagtgtgGGCGCAGTGCCACATCCTCAGGTGCAACTCGGAGTTCGTGGCCGCCACCCTGGAGCTCGGGGGGGGCCCTGGCGGCGCAGGCGGGCGCAGCACCGCCCCGTACTGCAGCGCCCTGCGCTCCTACGCCCTCTGCACCCGCCGCACGGCCCGCGGCTGCCGTGGCAACCTGGCCTACCACTCGGCCGTGCAGGGCATCGAGGACCTGCTGATCCAGAACCGCTGCCCCAAGACGGGCCCCACCGCCCCGCCCCCGGCCCGGGCCCCGCCCCCGGGGGACGCCTGCAGCTACGAGAAGGGCTACCAGCAGAGGGAGGGCCGCCCCCCCGAGTACCTGCACTGCGCCGTCTTCGGGGACCCCCACGTGCGCACGTTCGGGGACGACTTCCAGACCTGCGCGGTGCCCGGCGCCTGGCCGCTCCTGGACAACCGCTTCCTGTTCGTGCAGGCCACCAGCGCGCCTGTGGGCCAGGGCTCGCCCGCCACCGCCCTCAGCAAGGTAGGGGCCCCGTCTGTCTGTCCCCGGACCCCCGGAATCCCCCCTGCTGCTGCTAGCTCCTTGacgctgcccccccccccatagGTGGCTGCTGTAGATGGCACTGgcggaccagtaggtggcgctgttGCCTTTACACCAGACTTTCCATGCCTGTGTCCCTGTATGGTGACTGCAGACACTGTGCTGTCGGAGATCCTGCGTTTCGGATTAAAGGACGTTATTTTAACATTGATCCGATGTCCTGGCTTTTTGATCATTAAAGgtgtgtgggtttttttttgcaagagcGGGGATGTTAACTGCAGAGTCCCGGAACATCACCCTAGCGTTGCACAGTCTGTAACTAATCGAATTGActggattaattaattaattagatcTATTCATTTGATGGAGTGGGTCCCCTACTGTACCTAAAAGGGAATAATTAATTAACTGGGGATTATAGCTGTGATTGCAGACGTACTTTCAATGCAATTGAAACAGTCTCTAGGATCAATGTTGGTTGCAGTCTGGACAACAGTCTGGACCCCCCCGTACgaacagcacaaacgatgaagCCCGCCTTGCCGCTCTGTGCCGTGGAAGGCAGCGTTTGTGCGGCCTTCGTTTCCGAGATCTAGCGCCTGCTCTTTTGGGGTGCGACCTCTCTCAGGCCCCCCCTACAGCATCGTAGGAGAATCTCAGGCATTAGTGCTGCtattgtgccgttgaaagtagatTCCCAGCGGCCTTCGtgtccgagatatagcgccctCTGGGGGCCAACTACAGCTCTGTCCCGGATCCAGATCCGCAGGCCCCCCGACCCACCTCTCCCTCCCGCTCTGTGCCCCTGCCCAGATCACCGTGATCTTCCGGAGCTCCCCGGAGTGCACCGAGCAGCAGACCTACCAGGCCCGGCTGGGCGACGTGCCCGCCGCCTTCGTTGACGGCTCCTCGGCGGCCGGGGAGAGGCGGGGTGGGCCCAGCCTGGGCATCCGCAGCCTGGCGCCCGGGCGGCACGCCGAGATCCGCGCCGCCCACATCGGCACCACCCTGGTGGTGCGGCAGAACGGGCGCTCCCTGTCCCTGGCGGTCAGGGCGCCCCGGGAGGTGGCCGGGGCCTACTCCCCCGAGCAGGACCTGCAGCTGTGCGTGTGGGGCTGCCCCGCCTCCCAGCGGCTGGCCCCCCCGGCCCCCTCCGCCCTGGCCGCCCGTGTCCACTGTGCCCGCCAGCTTCCCGCCAAGGACGTCTACTTCCAGGCCTGTGTCTTCGACCTGCTGGTCACGGGCAACGCCaccgcggcggcggcggcggccgtGGCGGCTCTGGAGGACGCCCGGGCGATGGTGGGAGACCCCGAGAGAGTGCACCTCCAGCCCAGCGCCGCGGCAAGACCCCGGATTCCGGCCCTCCTCCTGCTGGCTGCCGTCCTGTGGTGGGTGTGATCAGATCGTGATGCAGACGTCGGATTTGG contains:
- the hjv gene encoding hemojuvelin, whose product is MGKLSVSNTHARPPWERTVAISLVIMELCCKQVWAQCHILRCNSEFVAATLELGGGPGGAGGRSTAPYCSALRSYALCTRRTARGCRGNLAYHSAVQGIEDLLIQNRCPKTGPTAPPPARAPPPGDACSYEKGYQQREGRPPEYLHCAVFGDPHVRTFGDDFQTCAVPGAWPLLDNRFLFVQATSAPVGQGSPATALSKITVIFRSSPECTEQQTYQARLGDVPAAFVDGSSAAGERRGGPSLGIRSLAPGRHAEIRAAHIGTTLVVRQNGRSLSLAVRAPREVAGAYSPEQDLQLCVWGCPASQRLAPPAPSALAARVHCARQLPAKDVYFQACVFDLLVTGNATAAAAAAVAALEDARAMVGDPERVHLQPSAAARPRIPALLLLAAVLWWV